The nucleotide window TAGAAGTTCAGTATGCTACCAATGCTGAAATTTTTTATGCAAAGATAGACAGAAGAAAAATATTAGGTACTACTTTAGTTAGAGCATTTGGATGCGATACAGCTTACAAAATACTAAAAACATTTTACGGCAAAGTTGAAAGATATAAAGTTGTAAATGGAGAATTGGTTGAAGAAAATACAGGATTACCAGTCTCACTAGAAGAATTATCAAATAAAGATATATTTATAACCTATGTTACAGAAGAAGTTTCAGATAAAGGTCAACCCGTTTCAATAAGATACGAAAAGCATGTTTCTGCCGAAAATTTAGCTTCTTACATAAACGACGATAGATATAAGATAGAAGAGATTGTGGCTGTTGAACCTCAAGTATGTAATAAATCTCCTTATCAAAGAATATTAGTCGAAACACTAAAAAAAGATGAACCTAAAATAAATGCTATGTTCTCTTTTAGGGATGCTGCTTTAGTCGAAATATACAAAAAAATGAGACCTACAGATACTGCAGTTCTTGATCCTAAGGCATTTATGAAAAGAGCAAGAGAGCTTTTTGAAAATACCTTTGAAGATTACCAAAAATACGACCTCTCAAGGGTTGGAAGAGTTAAGATAAACGCCAAAGTCCATAATGTACCAAAAACTATTAAACCTTTAGATTTAGAAGATTTCTTTGAAAAGTTTCCTCCTCTTATGTTAGACGAAGATGTAAAAATAGGAGATAATGTATACCCTGCAGGAACAAAGATAGATAAACAGCTAGTTGAAGAGTTGAAAAAACACTCCTTTAAAGAGATAAAAGTTAAAGAGTACTTAGATGAAGAAGCAAGAACTCTTCAAATGGCAGATATTATCGCCATAGTTAAGTACTTACTTGAATTAAGGTATGGAAAGAAAACTTTAGATGATATTGCTCATTTAGGAAACAGAAGAGTTAGACCTGTTGGGGAGTTGCTTGAGGTTCAAGCTAGAGCTGGTATTGCAAGAATGCAAAAAGCATTTAAAGATAGAGTGGCTACTGTAGATATAGAAGACCCTCAGCTAAAGCCAAGTGAGTTAATTAACCCGAGATATTTAGTAGGAACGGTTGTAGAGTTTCTAAAAGGTGGTCAACTTTCTCAATTTATGGATCAAACTAACCCTCTATCTGAACTAACCCATAAAAGAAGACTATCTGCATTAGGACCAGGTGGTTTAACAAGAGATAGTGCTAAGTTTGAAATAAGGGACGTTCACCCATCCCATTACGGTAGAGTTTGTCCTATTGAAACTCCAGAAGGTCAAAATATTGGATTAGTTTCTTCTATGACAGTTTACTCAAGACTAAATGAGTTTGGATTTTTAATAACACCTTACAGAAAGGTTGTTGATGGAGTAGTAACAAACGAGATTGAATACTTAACAGCTTACGATGAGGAAAAATACGTTATAGCTCAAGCTAACGCAGAAATAGATGAAAAAGGTAGATTTACTTCTGATAGAGTTCTTGCTAGAGCATACGGAGATATAAGACTTGTTGATCCTAAAGAAGTTCATTACATGGATATATCTCCAAAACAAGTAGTATCTCCATCTGCATCACTAATTCCATTCTTGGAACATGACGATGCGAACAGGGCTCTTATGGGTTCTAACATGCAAAGGCAAGCTGTACCTCTTATTAAAACAGAGTATCCATTAGTTGGTACAGGAATGGAAGTTGTAATAGCAAAAGATAGTGGTTCAGCTGTTGTTGCTAAAAGAGGTGGGGAAGTTGCAAAAGTTGATGGAAACTCAATAACTATAAAGGTAAACGAAAATGAAATAGACCCTTACGATCCACTTGATATAGGAATGGATATATATGAACTCAAAAAGTTTAAAGGGTCTAACCAAGCTACGTGTATAAACCAAAGACCTTTAGTAAGAGTAGGTGATAGAGTAGAAAAAGGGGCAGTTATTGCAGATGGAACTTCTACTTATAAAGGTGAACTTGCCCTTGGTAAAAATGTTTTAGTAGCCTTTATGCCGTGGAGAGGTTATAACTTTGAAGATGCAATCGTTATTTCTGAAAGATTAGTTAAAGATGATGTCTTTACTTCTATACATATAGAAGAGTTTGAAGTTGAAGCAAGAGAAACAAAACTCGGTCCAGAAGAAATTACAAGAAATATACCGAACGTAAAAGAAAGATTACTTGCAAACTTAGATGAACATGGTATTGTGAAAGTAGGAACTTACGTTAAACCTGGCGATATTCTTGTAGGAAAAGTGACTCCTAAGGGAGAGTCTACACCTACTCCTGAAGAAAAACTACTACTTGCTATCTTTGGAGAAAAAGCAAGTGATGTTAAAGATACATCTTTGAGAGTCCCTATCGGTATTGAGGGTGTTGTCGTTGATGTCCAAATTTTTGCTAAGAAAAGAAAAGATAAAAAGGAAAAAAGAGAGAAATATTTTGATACTCTTATAAAACAAGAGATAGAGAAGTTAAACGCTGAACTTGAAGAAAAGAAAAAGTTTATATTAGAAAGAAGAG belongs to Sulfurihydrogenibium subterraneum DSM 15120 and includes:
- a CDS encoding DNA-directed RNA polymerase subunit beta encodes the protein MRVIKNLKSNPFRKSLSKRKEIISPPDLLSVVRESFENFTQFHVNPLKRDPNKGIENLFRTSFPFVDPNGQLEVRYVGYEIGDWECGKCGKSLPEEVLGGPEVDCPHCGSPLIYKEKLSVDECKYKGLTYSAPLRVLLELVINHIDPKTGEVVPKTIRKQKLYFGELPLLTDYAYFMINGSERVIVSQLIRSSGIFFSAKEDKTKDIITRIIYEGSIIPEKGSRVEVQYATNAEIFYAKIDRRKILGTTLVRAFGCDTAYKILKTFYGKVERYKVVNGELVEENTGLPVSLEELSNKDIFITYVTEEVSDKGQPVSIRYEKHVSAENLASYINDDRYKIEEIVAVEPQVCNKSPYQRILVETLKKDEPKINAMFSFRDAALVEIYKKMRPTDTAVLDPKAFMKRARELFENTFEDYQKYDLSRVGRVKINAKVHNVPKTIKPLDLEDFFEKFPPLMLDEDVKIGDNVYPAGTKIDKQLVEELKKHSFKEIKVKEYLDEEARTLQMADIIAIVKYLLELRYGKKTLDDIAHLGNRRVRPVGELLEVQARAGIARMQKAFKDRVATVDIEDPQLKPSELINPRYLVGTVVEFLKGGQLSQFMDQTNPLSELTHKRRLSALGPGGLTRDSAKFEIRDVHPSHYGRVCPIETPEGQNIGLVSSMTVYSRLNEFGFLITPYRKVVDGVVTNEIEYLTAYDEEKYVIAQANAEIDEKGRFTSDRVLARAYGDIRLVDPKEVHYMDISPKQVVSPSASLIPFLEHDDANRALMGSNMQRQAVPLIKTEYPLVGTGMEVVIAKDSGSAVVAKRGGEVAKVDGNSITIKVNENEIDPYDPLDIGMDIYELKKFKGSNQATCINQRPLVRVGDRVEKGAVIADGTSTYKGELALGKNVLVAFMPWRGYNFEDAIVISERLVKDDVFTSIHIEEFEVEARETKLGPEEITRNIPNVKERLLANLDEHGIVKVGTYVKPGDILVGKVTPKGESTPTPEEKLLLAIFGEKASDVKDTSLRVPIGIEGVVVDVQIFAKKRKDKKEKREKYFDTLIKQEIEKLNAELEEKKKFILERRDENLRSLLLRTKVSRDIKVGTEVILTEGEELTEENIDKVIKIIAINPSNFIKNKKTAGLAKDISDKAKSQIELWEKIYQRRKETLEEGADLKPGVIELVKVYIAQKRKIQVGDKMAGRHGNKGVISVVLPVEDMPFLEDGTPVDIVLNPLGVPSRMNVGQILETHLGLAVKKLGEKLGKEIENIYDRNKIIEKIVEYYSIVNQTENKILTKKRKEDTKELEKALRELDDESLKSLVKDLKKIGIPVETAIFESATEDDIKRLLTAAGLRDTGKVKLVDGRTGEPFDLEVTVGYMYMLKLVHMVDDKIHARSTGPYSLITQQPLGGRAQFGGQRFGEMEVWALEAHGAAYTLREMLTVKSDDIEGRKRVYEAIIKGKHYYDIGVPESFKVLVRELKALGLNVECITDDQVQSCDTSEEKKPTA